The Caretta caretta isolate rCarCar2 chromosome 15, rCarCar1.hap1, whole genome shotgun sequence genome window below encodes:
- the CHEK2 gene encoding serine/threonine-protein kinase Chk2 isoform X3, whose protein sequence is MGPRNSYVAYIEDHSANGTFLNKELIGKGKRLPLTHNSEIALSVQTNKVFVFSDLMVDDQSGYPREFREKYIMSKTLGSGACGEVKLAFERTTCNKVAVKIINKRRFITSAVSDTDPAFNVNTEIEILKKINHPCLIKIKNFFDAEDYYIVLELMEGGELYDRVSRSMKMKEATCKLYFYQMLLAVKYLHENGIIHRDLKPENVLLSSSEETCLIKITDFGQSKILGESSLMRTLCGTPTYLAPEVLNSLGTAGYSRAVDCWSLGVILFVCLCGYPPFNEQNTQLCLKDQITRGEYTFIPREWKHVSDMALDLVKKLLVVDPNKRLTTEKALEHPWLQDENMKSTFQELLSQTRVSMHPPQTSRLPTTTRKRPHEKEEESGSSKHAVPSTSFQEKK, encoded by the exons atggGACCAAGAAACTCCTATGTTGCCTACATTGAGGACCACAGTGCAAATGGGACTTTTCTAAATAAAGAGCTTATTGGGAAAGGgaaaaggctcccattgactcacAATTCTGAAATTGCACTGTCTGTACAGACTAACAAAG TGTTTGTGTTTTCTGATCTTATGGTGGATGATCAGTCGGGGTATCCCAGAGAATTCAGAGAGAAATATATCATGTCAAAGACTTTGGGAAG TGGTGCCTGTGGAGAGGTTAAATTGGCATTTGAGAGGACCACGTGTAACAAAGTTGCTGTAAAGATAATCAATAAACGGAGATTTATAACAAGCGCTGTGAGTGACACA GATCCAGCTTTTAATGTTAATACAGAAATTGAGATTTTGAAGAAAATAAATCAT CCCTGCTTAATCAAGATAAAAAACTTCTTTGATGCAGAAGATTATTATATTGTTTTGGAATT GATGGAAGGAGGAGAGTTATATGACAGAGTGTCGAGATCAATGAAGATGAAAGAAGCTACCTGCAAGCTCTATTTTTATCAGATGTTGTTGGCTGTAAAG TATCTTCATGAAAATGGTATTATACATCGGGATCTAAAGCCAGAGAATGTGCTACTTTCATCTTCTGAAGAAACTTGTCTTATAAAG ATTACAGATTTTGGACAATCCAAGATTCTTGGAGAATCATCACTAATGAGAACATTATGTGGTACTCCCACGTATCTCGCCCCTGAAGTTCTCAATTCACTTGGGACAGCTGGGTATAGCCGTGCTGTGGACTGCTGGAGTTTAGGAGTTATTCTTTTTGTATG CCTGTGTGGATATCCACCATTCAATGAACAAAATACTCAGCTATGTCTGAAAGATCAAATTACCCGTGGAGAATATACATTTATTCCAAGAGAATGGAAGCATGTGTCAGATATGG ctTTGGATCTTGTGAAGAAGCTGTTAGTAGTGGATCCAAATAAACGTCTTACAACGGAAAAAGCCTTAGAACATCCCTGGCTTCAG GATGAAAATATGAAGAGCACATTTCAAGAGCTACTCTCACAAACAAGAGTCTCTATGCATCCACCACAGACATCAAGACTG
- the CHEK2 gene encoding serine/threonine-protein kinase Chk2 isoform X2, producing the protein MEMGPRNSYVAYIEDHSANGTFLNKELIGKGKRLPLTHNSEIALSVQTNKVFVFSDLMVDDQSGYPREFREKYIMSKTLGSGACGEVKLAFERTTCNKVAVKIINKRRFITSAVSDTDPAFNVNTEIEILKKINHPCLIKIKNFFDAEDYYIVLELMEGGELYDRVSRSMKMKEATCKLYFYQMLLAVKYLHENGIIHRDLKPENVLLSSSEETCLIKITDFGQSKILGESSLMRTLCGTPTYLAPEVLNSLGTAGYSRAVDCWSLGVILFVCLCGYPPFNEQNTQLCLKDQITRGEYTFIPREWKHVSDMALDLVKKLLVVDPNKRLTTEKALEHPWLQDENMKSTFQELLSQTRVSMHPPQTSRLPTTTRKRPHEKEEESGSSKHAVPSTSFQEKK; encoded by the exons gaaatggGACCAAGAAACTCCTATGTTGCCTACATTGAGGACCACAGTGCAAATGGGACTTTTCTAAATAAAGAGCTTATTGGGAAAGGgaaaaggctcccattgactcacAATTCTGAAATTGCACTGTCTGTACAGACTAACAAAG TGTTTGTGTTTTCTGATCTTATGGTGGATGATCAGTCGGGGTATCCCAGAGAATTCAGAGAGAAATATATCATGTCAAAGACTTTGGGAAG TGGTGCCTGTGGAGAGGTTAAATTGGCATTTGAGAGGACCACGTGTAACAAAGTTGCTGTAAAGATAATCAATAAACGGAGATTTATAACAAGCGCTGTGAGTGACACA GATCCAGCTTTTAATGTTAATACAGAAATTGAGATTTTGAAGAAAATAAATCAT CCCTGCTTAATCAAGATAAAAAACTTCTTTGATGCAGAAGATTATTATATTGTTTTGGAATT GATGGAAGGAGGAGAGTTATATGACAGAGTGTCGAGATCAATGAAGATGAAAGAAGCTACCTGCAAGCTCTATTTTTATCAGATGTTGTTGGCTGTAAAG TATCTTCATGAAAATGGTATTATACATCGGGATCTAAAGCCAGAGAATGTGCTACTTTCATCTTCTGAAGAAACTTGTCTTATAAAG ATTACAGATTTTGGACAATCCAAGATTCTTGGAGAATCATCACTAATGAGAACATTATGTGGTACTCCCACGTATCTCGCCCCTGAAGTTCTCAATTCACTTGGGACAGCTGGGTATAGCCGTGCTGTGGACTGCTGGAGTTTAGGAGTTATTCTTTTTGTATG CCTGTGTGGATATCCACCATTCAATGAACAAAATACTCAGCTATGTCTGAAAGATCAAATTACCCGTGGAGAATATACATTTATTCCAAGAGAATGGAAGCATGTGTCAGATATGG ctTTGGATCTTGTGAAGAAGCTGTTAGTAGTGGATCCAAATAAACGTCTTACAACGGAAAAAGCCTTAGAACATCCCTGGCTTCAG GATGAAAATATGAAGAGCACATTTCAAGAGCTACTCTCACAAACAAGAGTCTCTATGCATCCACCACAGACATCAAGACTG